The Hydractinia symbiolongicarpus strain clone_291-10 chromosome 2, HSymV2.1, whole genome shotgun sequence genomic sequence AATGGAAACAATTACTTTACACCCTTTTTGAAAACTTACCTTGTGTGTTTAGGTATCCCATAGTAGTGTCTTTCCTGAATTTTTAACGTAAAAACTTTTCTAAATGCGTTAATACTATTCTCTTTGCAGGCGAAAAGCATGGCACAATACTTAGATATAGCTGACAAATTATTTTGGTCCCGCAAAGAGCGATTTCATGAAAGGTTTCTTGATGACGTTATTGCACTGGTAAACACAGTAACAGCAGAAATCATCAAAAAACAGGACAAGGTAAGTATTGCTTTTCAACTtatataatttttcaaaaattaaatctcTTTTCACTGTTACTTTACATTATgttagcattttttaaaatactagtcgttagcccgtggaaaaatccatgggttcgcccgtcgcagctaagctactattttgcgtgacagacagacagacgtatacgggcattataatatagattgttTGCTGCTACGAACTAGTATGCTCACCTCAGCTAAAGCATTCCTCTTTTTTTGTAGCAATTTCGACAATCAAGAATGCTGAATATTAGTTTGGCGTTTTTCTTGAACGAACTGCTTTCACTGATGGATCGTGGATATGTGTTGACTTTGATTAAACAATACATGAAGGAGGTATGTATGTATTTGTCCTCTTTAATTCAGGTACTAGTGAGAGACAGAGCAACATTAGTgactttttttcctatttttagtTTTCTGATGCTGCTGGTTTCATGGACAAGAATTTAATTTTCCTAAAGATGGAATTTCTACATATCCTTTGTAGCCATGAACATTATGTTGTGTTAAATCTTCCTTTTCCATCCGTAATCAGTGAAACTGTACGAATTTCCCCCACCCCGTCTATGAACAGCATATCTTCATCGCGTTCTTCAGTGTATTCTATGATGTCGTCTCATGATGTGGCAGGTGTGGTGGAGTTAACACATCCATTCCGCTCTCAACATTATCTGGTAGGTTTGTTGCTGTGTGAATTGAAAAATGGATTCGAttcaaagtaagtttttttcttaatagCCATACCTGTCTGGTTATTACCTTGTACCTTGGTGTATTCTGTCGACTTCTTCTTGTCTTGAATAATCCATATACAAAAGTCATAATACTTTTCTTCCCTCAGCGATTTAGAAATTATGACACAGTCGGTCGATGTTTTGAAAGATATCATTTCGTGCCATGATTTGGACAGTCGATATGAATCAAAGGAATGTCGCAATGCTATTGCAGCCCTGTATTTACCTTTGTTGGCCATCGCAATGGAAGTGCTTCACACACTACACGGCTATGAAAGTGATAAGGACGAACTGATAAATGAGAATGTTGCCATGGCAATCGCGACATCGAGTGTTTTGCAAAAGTCAGCTGGAGCAGATAACCGTGCTGAATTACAAAGTCAGGTGCGTCATTAGTACTGACCTTCTATgtgaccattttttaaattttcagaatttaGTGAGGGAAATCATACCGTTCTTATAGATGTCAACAAAGCATGTCAAGTTGTCGTTAGAATCGACACGAAATTTCCTCATGTGTTTCATGTGGGTGTTAAAAAATTTGGGTAAAGACAGATTGAAACAATGGGTCCTGAAAATGTCGGCAAACAGGTACTATAtcagttgttttgttgttaaattTGTTCCTAATTGAATTAAGATTTTTTTACGCGTTTACAACTCAGGTCTTTTATCCTATTTTATCCACCATTTCTGGCCACGATAAACCCTTCccgaattttatgtttttttaaatttgtgtacTTCTTAACTCATTTGCGCTTCAAAAAGTTAAGGCATGTTGTTATGGACAAATgcttcttaaatttttatttctctttcgAGCCTTGCTTTGAAACCAATATAACATAATTAAATAATCCGTTGTAGCAGGGTTTTTATTTGCTGTGTGACTTTATCATTCTTTTGTGAGAATTTTATATATTTCGTGTTGTGTTGTGTCTTCGtaatatatttcaaaatatgcacttactttttaagtaattttcaaTGTATATAGATCTTTATTATGCATAATACCAATATTGTTTGCGTGTGGAAAGTAATAAATCAAATCATATATAATTATGcaagttaaaacacatttaatcaaaatcgtttaaaaatagCTAACCTTATGTGTAATATGTCACGCTGTTCTATTTGTAAATATCGATCTAATCATTTAGATTGATTCAACTGTTAGAAGTTCTTGATCTTGGTATCAAGCTCTTTGAATATCAAGCACGGAAGGCGAAAATAGCTATGGTAAAGGAAAAAGGAAAGAACGCCTCCCAACAAAAAGGTGACAAAGAACGATTGCAATCATTGGAAAATGCTATCATGTATCCAAGCGCAGCACGTGACATGCTTAGAAGAAGAAGAGAGATGGACGCACGTGCAAGAGAAGGTAAATAGTTGTTTGTTTGGTTCTTATTTTTAGTGTATTACGCTTTCCTGTATCACTTTATGCTTACTTTTCTGCTTAAAGACAAAAGCGAGTCTCCGAAACTTCGATGGAAGAAGGATCAAACTTATTGGAAGAAAAACACAGAACAGACAGGAACGTTTGACGTACAACTTTCATCGCAAATACAAGGAAGTCTAAGCGCGGAGAATTCCATGGCCACCCTTGATACTTTAGAGTTGCTGGTTCAGGTACTTATAAGAACGCATAATTAATTTCAGTGCAATGTTAGGGTCGCTTTTCATTAAAACTGTGCATGGCTACCATTGTTTAAAAGTCGATGCTTAATATGCTCAATcaccataaaaataaagaaggtttttttttagaatttttattgcttgttgaaaaaatatgtccATTAGCTTTTGTTTGAAAGACTCGTTTTAACAGCTAAAAAACTGTGACCTCAGTAGTTAAAGTTTTGCAAGGTTAAAGAGTAAAAGTTGTTAAGAAATGTTTACATTAATTTCCGCGAATCTTTCGCacaggtttaaaaaattttaggaAGCGATgtttaattcttttattttggGCAATTGCACTGGGTTTGAATTAAGCGAATTATTTAGTCTGTGTTAATAAATAGGCGAAAGAAaccaaattaattaatttttaagaacATGGACATCCTTTTTTTTCCTAGTTGGGATTGCAAATCATTATGTTTAGAAATGTTTCGCTCTGTCTTTATAAATTCAGTTTACTGAAAAAATTATAACTGTTTTGTTTCTCTTGCAGAGCGTCGACAACAGTGATGTGATGAGGAGTGTGGTCGACAATTGTTTACGTGTATTACTTCACTGTTTATCATGCAATCAAAGCACTGAAGTATTACAGAATATGTTTGCCACTCAAAGATCTATCTTGAGAAAGGTGCATTGTTTGTCTTCTATCAACTTAACAAACTTGTTGTCGTATTTTATGACAAGTTATAATAAGCGTCCTCACAAACACAATTATTTGAATTAATCTTACTACTTGTaaaccaaaaaatattaaaaaattaaaagttattatcATAAATTTCTtgttcacaaaaaaattaaatgaattgAAATGACGAAGGAAGATTAATTCCAGCATTACAATATTTAGACAGCAGAAGGCTAAGATATTTGTGATTCAATGGACGTAATAAGGagaaaattacaacaaaattttaacaaaatggaAAACTATTTTTGCGATTATTTGTTCAAATTGGATTTATTAGCGCAAAATTGTTTTGTCAGATTAGTAAAGTTGGTTAAAATTAACTTCATCGCCTGACAGTTGCCTGGCTTTTAGTGATGATAGACAAGTAGATGTCAACTGAGTTTAAAAAGAAGAGTTAATGaaactttcttatttttattttattcgttGATCTTTCTGTCCATACGGCCTTCCTACTTTAATTTGTCAAGAGCTACTGAGCGAACCTTCCGCGTTTTTACATTAACCTACTCGCTTTTTGAGTGACTGAAGCTTCGGTAAAAAGGTGgacaagtatttttttatatcttaatCTTTCTGTTCTTTTGCAGTTTCCGGAATTGGTTTTCGAAGAAGAAACTGAGCTGTGTGCAGACTTATGCTACCGCTTGCTTACACATTGCAGCTCCAGTTCTCATCTAATACGTGCGCAAGCAAGTGCATCCTTATACCTCCTCATGCGACAAAATTACCAAATTGGAAACAATTTTGCACGTGTTAAAATGCAAGTGACAATGTCTCTGTCATCTTTAGTGGGATCTGACTGTTTTAACGAAGATTACCTCCGCAgatctttaaaaacaataataaccTACGCGCAGTCCGATCAACACTTAAAATCCACGCCATTTCCGGAGCAAGTGAGGGAGTTGGTGTTTAACCTTCACATGATATTAACTGATACAGTTAAGATGAAGGAGTATGAAGAAGACAAGGAGATGTACATCGATCTTCAATACAGGATTGCCAAAGGGTAGGAGAGTTATGTGATTGCTTTTTTGACCTGTATTATAAGAATTATGCTTTAagtaataaaatatattaaaattaaaaaatacaggaGATAGATTATTTCATAACTAGACAGTGTAAATGCGACATTGTaaaaaaacgacatttcatAAATACGTCACTGTATAAATACGTCACTGTATAAATGCGGCGTTGGATAAATGCGACGTTGGGTAAATGTGACGTTGGATAAATGCGACGTTGGATAAATGCGACGTTGGATAAATATGACTTGGATAAATGCGACACTGCAAAAATGCGAAATTGCATAAATGCGACATTGCATAAATACGACACTGTATAAATGCGACATTGCATAAATGTGACACTGCATAAATGCGAAATTGCATAAATGTGACATTGCATAAATGCGACATTGCATAAATGCGACATTGCATAAATGCGACATTGCATAAATGTGACACTGTATAAATGTGACATTGCATAAATGCGACATTGCGTAAATGCGACATTGCGTAAATGCGACATTGCATAAATGTGACACTGTATAAATGTGACATTGCATAAATGTGACACTGTATAAATGCGACACTGCATAAATGCAACATTACATAAATATTGCAGTATTACAtgatgttttgtttgttttttagataTCAAAGCTCACCGGATTTACGTCTTACGTGGCTTCAAAACATGGCTAAAGATCATACCAAATATCACAACTACACCGAGGCTGGAATGTGTCTCATTCACTCTGCTGCGTTAGTATCCGAATATTTGGCTATGCTGGAAGACAAATCGTACCTGCCCGTCGGTTGTGTCAACTTCGAAATGATTTCAACGAACGCTATTGAAGAATCAGCAGTTAGCGATGACGTCATTTCTCCCGTGAGTTGTTTTCTTCAGAATTTATTGCAGAGAATAGACATTGCAAATTTTACCAACTCAATTTTAGTCGAATTATATTTAGGACCATGTTTTTCTTGTATTCTTTATAACTTCTCCCGGGTGTTTTAAGGACGAAGAAGGAATCTGTACAGGAAAATACTTTTCCGAATCGGGATTAGTCGGATTACTGGAACACGCTGTGCATATGTTTAAGAATGCGCTAATGTACGAGTTGATCAACGAAGTGGATAAAATTCTTATCCCGATATTGGAAGCAAGGCGAGACTTCAAAAAGTTACACATGCTGCATATGAGACTTGGTGAAGCTTATAACAAGATCATGTCGACGGTGAGTACCTCAAAAACAGACAGTGTGACAGTTCTTTTAGTGTAAGAGAAAAAAAGtcaagtcaaaagcttttgggTAATGTACAACTATGGTAAATTCGAAGAATTTCAAAGCATCGAAAGAATTACACATAAACGTGCATTTAAAACTTCGCCAATGTACAGAAGAAGCCATTTTGATTgcgattttatattttatatcagTCAGGTATAATATAAGTACAAGtataatacaatataaactgttttatctATCTCTTCCGAAAAATATTATCCTCGGTCAGCGTATCGACCTCGCGAGCTCAGTCTATACTCTTGACCTTGGGTAGTATTTAATATTTCGGGTAATATATAGAAAAAACAGTTTATGTTGTGTTATTACTGTTGATGTAACCAGAGTAAGTGTCAATATTCTGTGTAAAAGTTTCTCCAATGTTGCCTTATATTAATACGCTACTTCCGTTCATTGTCTGTAACAGGCCAAGTGAATGTGTTTAATTTcttttgatgtagccgaaaccTCTTTttaaagtcgccgaaaaaatgtttaatttccCAGAAATAACACCGAGAGTTTACATAGTTTGGGGTTCATGTGATCAAAATAACGCAATTTGATTTGCTAAAATAGTAACGAGAGTTTGAAGTTGCAATTtagaaaaagtaagaactttgataatTTTTACACGTTCAGTTTTGAGCTATAGCTACGTGTTACGTTTTTATGTAGCACACTTCAAATTGTCCGCATTTTCCAGCCAACGAAAGGctcaaatttttaaagttttatatttccccgcgtttgtttatttatataaaaaaaacttttgcataattaatgtattccCAGGTGCGTAACTGATAGTTttcctaaaattaaaaattatgtcaTTTCTGTTATTAGCTATTACTAGCTACCTTAGTACTCTTACTTAGGGAGCTGTTTTGAGCATGAATGAACTTTTTAGGAGGACATTTTCTTGCTCATAGAGAACATTCTTTCTCACattttctgtaaacttttgtAAAGGGGGCTACATCCAATATCTCACGTGTGTATGTGTGTGTTAGGTGTGCTTTTTCTAATTGTTTACCCCATCTGTAGCGAATGTATCACCCGCtgttaattatactttagaGATAGGAAACGTGTAAATAATCACGTCATTTTTAGGAAGGCAAGCGCATGATGGGAACATACTTTCGCGTGGCATTTTTTGGTTCTATATTTGGCGACATTGATACCGAGGAATTTATTTATAAAGAACCTGCTATCACGAAACTTCCAGAAATCTCTAGCCGGCTTCAGGTAACGTTTTAGTAAGGGGTCTGGGTTCAAGCGTAAGTTTCACTGGTTTTTTAGAGTGCAACttaaaagaacttttttttgttgttgttgatgtttgTGTGTGTATTGactgtaatttttctttttagctcCCTTTCTTTGTAGCCTTGCAATGCTAACCGtcatcttttttttatcatttagaGTTTTTACGCAGCCAAGTTTGGTAACGATCACATTGAGATGATCAAAGATTCGAATGTTGTAGATGCAACAAAACTGGATGATGAAAAGGTGAGGACTGTGGTCATCATTATACACATACTTTGTTGTTCAGATTTGCGGATTTGGGTACCAAAAAGTAAGGTTGAGGTTTTACTTGAAAAATGTCAACAACGTTAATATTGTATTAATTGAAGATTTTGTAATGGACTTTGATGCAAGATGAAAATGCCAGCTTAATGCCTTACactaaaaaagaaatagatTAGCATTGTCACAGTCCTAGCATATAGCTCGGTTGATGATTAAACCTTAAACAACCAACATCCGTTTTCAATAAAGGCTTATGTTTATTAATCACAATTTGAGACATGCTGGCTTATGTTTCACGCGTAAAGTAAAAAATGTATGGAAATACGTACAGTTATCATGCGCAAACTGAAAAGGATTGCCAATTTtatttgttctgttttttttgtttgttttctttttgtgcgAAGCTTTATACGTGCTTCAATACTTGCAACTGATTACCGTTTAATTTGTTTGCCTTGTTAAAGGGCTATATCCAAATCACATATGTGGAGCCATATTTTCTTGAATATGAGATGGAAGATCGAGTGACATACTTTGAGAAGAACAATGACCTACGTAAGTAAATTTGACCAACAAAACAAGGTGGGAAGTTAAAACAAGATCTATTTTTCTTCAAGTAATACCCCAGGAAATTCGCGAGATGTTTTGTCTTAAACATTTTATGAaagaatttttcattaaaaactcaaaacattattttttcaatttggtGTACTTAAACAAAACACCCAATTGAGTTTTTTGTTTGGGCGCCCTTAGTTTAGGTGTTAAAGTACGATCTATGGCCGaatgaaatattaaaaacaaacctcCACAATGAATTTAAACAGTGTACCTTATGGGAACTAATTTTCGCTcgtcaaaaattttgttttggggGAACTCATTTTAACGAATGCTTGCTTTCCTTAAGTTCGTGCGTCCAATCAGATTATTATTAAGTTCTTGCATCCAATCAGATGATTTTTAAGTTCGTGCTTCCAATCAATTGCATAGGCtgctaaatatttttacatatttagGTCGATTTATGTTCGTGACTCCATTTACACCAAGCGGTAAAGCGCATGGTGACCTTGGCAGCCAATACAAACGGAAGACCATCCTCACAGTGGCTAACGCCTTTCCTTACATTAAAACTCGCATTAACGTCATCCAACGTGAAGAAGTAAGCTGTGAAGATGTTTTTGTTTCACGGAATATGTGCCTAACTaatttttctctaaaaaaaaaaacaattatctcAAAACTATTTGTGATCATGGTGAAGGTGAAATCCTTGCTGAACCGTATTTTTCAACGTGGAAAGAGGAAAAGAGTAGTTTCAAACACAATATATCAAAGTTTTACTAAATGTATACGGAAATTAAGATATCGTTTTGTGCGCGCTATGATCTCACCTTGGCGCACTATGATCTGGTCACAGAAATTTGGTAATTAAGGGAGACGATACGTTTGATGTTAATGTTTTATTAGTTTAGCaaggaaaaattgaagtataAAGTCCCTTTATTTTACTATCAAAGGAAAATTAACCTGAAGATATTCCGAATTTATGTATAAATCTCGGTGTAAAATTCTCAAgcatttcttttaaacaaaacagCGTTTAAATTAAACGATTCAAAAATTTATAGGTGTGTATGTTGCAATTTTTCCCAATtcgcttcttttttttaaataattggtTAATTGACCGTAGTACGACCAATTAATCTGAGTTGTATTCAACCGACTTTTCGTGTTTTAATGGTTTTGTGGTTTTAGTGGTTGTTGTTCTATCAGGCTTGTATAAAGTTAACTTCTGGATATTCACGGCTTATATTTCTGTTTGCCTTTTAGACGGTTCTCACACCCATTGAAGTTGCAATTGAGGACGTGCAGTCAAAGACAGCTGAGTTAAAAAAAGCATTGATGCAAAGCAAACTGGATGTGAAAATGTTACAGATGGTGTTGCAAGGTTGTATTGGCACCACTGTTAATCAGGTAGGATGATGTCTTCTCAAATTGACTTCCTGTTCGTAAGAGATTTTTACTTCATCAACGCAATTCAAGGAAATATTTTGTAGCTAATAGACGTAAGtattttgtgtatgcaaataactTATCATACAGAGAATCCTTAAATTTATGCGTATTTTTTTTGCTCGCGACTAAAGTTTCTGACATCTACTCATCTGTAGTGTACCATGATtgtgatttctatttttagggtCCTTTCGAGATTGCGAATGTCTTTCTATCAGATTTCGAAAAGGATCGAAATGGAGTCGCGAACATCACGAGACAACACCATAAATTGCGTTTGTGTTTTAAGGAGTTCGTTAAAAGGTAAGTCGGAAAtgtgtgtttgttttttgtttgtttgtttgtctctGTTGTCCTCTAAAGATTGAAAATTTGACCAAATATCCTCTTTGACTCCTCTAATTTTTTCAGGTACACTGATAATAGTTTTACTTTTATGTTCAGAGATTTTACATTTATTATAGTGATATAAACTGTTAGTTCTATCCTTCATGTTAGCAATACGTCCCCAGTCTTTCAATTCTCTTTTAATCATTTATCCTAAAAGTAAAACtttctaaacatttttgttCTTGACATCAAAAATTGATAGACTAAGAaaacataagaaataaaaaaagttgatttttgcGAAAATAATGCGAAATCTTCTTTAAAATCCTCAAAAATCCTCcttttcttaataaaaatgTAACCACCCTGTAACGATAATTAGGAAAATCAGGAAAATGGGTACTACAAACATGGAATAaggaaaaatagaaaacaagCGTAAATATTTGAGTCAACTCAACCTAACTTTATTTGCGATACTTTCCTTCTAAGGTGCGAGGAGGCGCTAGCAAAGAATAAATCGCTCATATCGATGGACCAACGGGCCTATCAGAAAGAGTTGGAAAGAAACTACCATCAGTTCGTTGAAAAGTTAGAACCACTGTTAAAAAGCAAGTTTGGACAGCTGAGAGGCTCACTGCGAAAACGGTAAGATGTCTATAAACAAGTTAACGCCGCTTTACAAATTGATTGTAACAGAAGGTTGTTATCCAAACAAAAGACAAAGGGTGCATTTGGTATTAACTGTATGCTTCTTATGCTTCTGCTTTTTATCTTATGCTTCTTATGTTATGCTTCTTATGTTATGCTTCTTATGTTATGCTTCTTATGTTATGCTTCTTATGTTATGCTTCTTATGTTATGCTTCTTATGTTATGCTTCTTATGCTTCTGCTTCTTATCTTATTCTTCTTATCTTATTCTTCTTATCTTATGCTTCTTATGTTATGCTTCTTATGTTATGCTTCTTATGTTATGCTTCTTATGTTATGCTTCTTATGCTTCTGCTTCTTATCTTATTCTTCTTATCTTATTCTTCTTATCTTATGCTTCTTATGTTATTCTTCTTATGTTATTCTTCTTATGTTATGCTTCTTATGTTATGCTTCTTATGTTATGCTTCTTATGTTATGCTTCTTATGTTATTCTTCTTATCTTATTCTTCTTATCTTATTCTTCTTATCTTATGCTTCTTATGTTATGCTTCTTATGTTATGCTTCTTATGTTATGCTTCTTATGTTATGCTTCTTATGTTATGCTTCTTATGTTATTCTTCTTATGTTATGCTTCTTATGTTATGCTTCTTATGTTATGCTTCTTATGTTATGCTTCTTATGTTATGCTTCTTATGCTTCTGCTTCTTATCTTATTCTTCTTATCTTATTCTTCTTATCTTATGCTTCTTATGTTATGCTTCTTATGTTATGCTTCTTATGTTATGCTTCTTATGTTATTCTTCTTATGTTATTCTTCTTATGTTATGCTTCTTATGTTATGCTTCTTATGTTATGCTTCTTATGTTATGCTTCTTATGTTATTCTTCTTATGTTATTCTTCTTATGTTATTCTTCTTATCTTATGCTTCTTATCTTATGCTTCTTATGTTATGCTTCTTATGTTATGCTTCTTATGTTATGCTTCTTATGTTATGCTTTTTATGTTATGCTTCTTATGTTATGCTTCTTATCTTATGCTTCTTATCTTATGCTTCTTATCTTATGCTTCTTATCTTATTCTTCTTATCTTATTCTTCTTATCTTATTCTTCTTATCTTATTCTTCTTATCTTATGCTTCTTATCTTATGCTTCTTATGTTATGCTTCTTATGTTATGCTTCTTATGTTATTCTTCTTATGTTATTCTTCTTATGTTATGCTTCTTATGTTATGCTTCTTATGTTATGCTTCTTATGTTATTCTTCTTATGTTATTCTTCTTATGTTATTCTTCTTATCTTATGCTTCTTATGTTATGCTTCTTATGTTATGCTTCTTATGTTATGCTTCTTATGTTATGCTTCTTATGTTATGCTTCTTATGTTATGCTTCTTATGTTATGCTTCTTATCTTATGCTTCTTATCTTATTCTTCTTATCTTATTCTTCTTATCTTATGCTTCTTATGTTATGCTTCTTATGTTATTCTTCTTATGTTATGCTTCTTATCTTATGCTTCTTATCTTATGCTTCTTATCTTATGCTTCTTATCTTATGCTTCTTATCTTATGCTTCTTATCTTATGCTTCTTATCTTATGCTTCTTATCTTATGCTTCCTCTGCTTATGCaaaccatgtttttttttactttcttggaGTTGACGTCCTACttgaaagtaattatttattgattgcctaatatatttttttatttctctagtGAAGGAAATTCTCAATATAAAGGCCGTCCAACTTCGTTTTCGCCAGAACAGCCACACTCCATGTAAACTATCAACGAATTAATTGGAAACACGTGTAAATATTGAATGTTGAAATATTGTCCATATTCGAAAGTTTTGTGTGTAGCTCTAGTTAATCACAATGGAAATAAATGTACTTTTTGTGATGTTTTTCACACGCGGATTCTGATTTCTGAATTTAGCATCATGTCTAGCGTATTACATACGAAAAGATTTCTTTCTTTTGTCACATAATACGATGTTTGCTCAACGAAAGAGGTATAGAAACTAAATTTACCTTttgaatttaactgattttaacgTAATGTGTAAATTATTTTACGACACAATAATAAAACACAATTAGTAAGTTCGTTTTCTTTTGTGTGAAAATGATCCAGGGAAgccctagtgcatttaaaactcCCAATTGAGCTACGAAGGCTGTGCAAGAACAGTAATTGCTCAACTAGAcgttttttggcctttttcgcgaaactttgtctcgcgaaactttcaaaaatggccattcgcgaaagtttattcagtacaaactttctaaattgttgattcgcgaaagtttatccaccagaatttaaaaaaaattagctggttttgaaagttatttcttgactcGCCCTCACTTGGCTCGCCCTCCCGATGAAAAAAGACAACTGGCGCTAGGAACGAGATTAgaataaacttagaaataaacaaaagcgatgATGAATATTCATCATTTTATGTACTGATGATGGCGAAAGCCAagcttttacattttatttttaataaaatatatttttaaaatacaaaagcaATGATGTTTCAAATGTATGTATGGCTTATAACGGACTTacacgtttttgtttttataagcaactggtTGCTACAAAACAGACTGAAAAATGGTCAAAAATTAAGCAACTGCTAAGCAACTGCCTAGGCTGAGTTTTGAGTGGTAAGCAACTTAGGCTGAATTCTACTACATACTTAGCAACCACTTAGATCAGTCTTCCACAAGAAGGGGACAGAAAGAA encodes the following:
- the LOC130630025 gene encoding dedicator of cytokinesis protein 7-like isoform X1 — encoded protein: MMANQVGRERAFAQRIQSRNSQSPLASQQAGDRRSQISRLSLTEIQNIANNVPAATFQDIVDPLDFEEFILQHQSLADDDNSGVTVLTEFPTDDIEVTNIPRTYRTLGPPVPEAAHLIPEPLVKDCIKLYTDDWSIVNRKYQLKGFGGKSKQKAQRTDSIAQRLHKHEYEVDERSKNEQEDVKNSALAKGMVETPRGSWASSIFDLQSCQPDPLLESLLDNTDIEEIDSQNEVLRDKNRVPSIFSIFSPQEEEQYVTKTPAVIPQEHIGQRILVRCTELKLDLDIEPIFATMALYDCKQKKKISENFHFDLNQEWHKKMIAAHIKGKPDISTLAKSCIFSVTYPSTEVCLVVKLEKVLQQGDITECAEPYMKDSDNQKSKEKARQHAEQFCAKNGAHRMPFAWTAIHLVDVITGASATEPSNVGDKDLPSPKDGSGRRSPDGVRSSMRRAGEGISRRTSSGADVGRPSSLKYDRPRLETEEPNADLTNFRAISLTVSTFFKQESEKLSDEDLFKLLADLRRPNSLLRKLKCIQGLLKLDITPPPDNLKYCLTPELLQIAPYPDKQGTPVKEIQEFAPREVFIPYVTYRNTLYVYPQALNFTNRTGSARNIAVKVQFMAGEDPSQAMQCIYGRSSSSEFVKELYTPIIYHNKTPYFYEEVKIKLPPNLAEHHHLLFTFYHISFKADVQGPIESTPVGYTWVPAIKDGRLNLADFNLPVAVDKLPQSYSMLSTDVQLPNLKWVDGHKGVYTCSVHTDSSVHTQDFYLHRFFRMCHQIEGRTPQNVKNPEGNLENNLRKYVKDLEKAQLEPLVRFLHLLMDKLFMLLVRPSTVSGAVVNISQHAFESLTHIVHRVHELHESNQDKHGRNNLLSSYVSYMFNTPGSGTPIPSPNASPTLPSHHSGGSMLLQSKHSNSNPTIHEQSKSPGHAPSASAVGTSWMEDVLKEYNNVAGNRNSAAESSSRVSHSGNFAGRTKLVHEEVALQWAVATNPFKEMAMAHAWFYFDIMAKSMAQYLDIADKLFWSRKERFHERFLDDVIALVNTVTAEIIKKQDKQFRQSRMLNISLAFFLNELLSLMDRGYVLTLIKQYMKEFSDAAGFMDKNLIFLKMEFLHILCSHEHYVVLNLPFPSVISETVRISPTPSMNSISSSRSSVYSMMSSHDVAGVVELTHPFRSQHYLVGLLLCELKNGFDSNDLEIMTQSVDVLKDIISCHDLDSRYESKECRNAIAALYLPLLAIAMEVLHTLHGYESDKDELINENVAMAIATSSVLQKSAGADNRAELQSQMSTKHVKLSLESTRNFLMCFMWVLKNLGKDRLKQWVLKMSANRLIQLLEVLDLGIKLFEYQARKAKIAMVKEKGKNASQQKGDKERLQSLENAIMYPSAARDMLRRRREMDARAREDKSESPKLRWKKDQTYWKKNTEQTGTFDVQLSSQIQGSLSAENSMATLDTLELLVQSVDNSDVMRSVVDNCLRVLLHCLSCNQSTEVLQNMFATQRSILRKFPELVFEEETELCADLCYRLLTHCSSSSHLIRAQASASLYLLMRQNYQIGNNFARVKMQVTMSLSSLVGSDCFNEDYLRRSLKTIITYAQSDQHLKSTPFPEQVRELVFNLHMILTDTVKMKEYEEDKEMYIDLQYRIAKGYQSSPDLRLTWLQNMAKDHTKYHNYTEAGMCLIHSAALVSEYLAMLEDKSYLPVGCVNFEMISTNAIEESAVSDDVISPDEEGICTGKYFSESGLVGLLEHAVHMFKNALMYELINEVDKILIPILEARRDFKKLHMLHMRLGEAYNKIMSTEGKRMMGTYFRVAFFGSIFGDIDTEEFIYKEPAITKLPEISSRLQSFYAAKFGNDHIEMIKDSNVVDATKLDDEKGYIQITYVEPYFLEYEMEDRVTYFEKNNDLRRFMFVTPFTPSGKAHGDLGSQYKRKTILTVANAFPYIKTRINVIQREETVLTPIEVAIEDVQSKTAELKKALMQSKLDVKMLQMVLQGCIGTTVNQGPFEIANVFLSDFEKDRNGVANITRQHHKLRLCFKEFVKRCEEALAKNKSLISMDQRAYQKELERNYHQFVEKLEPLLKSKFGQLRGSLRKREGNSQYKGRPTSFSPEQPHSM